Proteins encoded together in one Xenopus laevis strain J_2021 chromosome 6L, Xenopus_laevis_v10.1, whole genome shotgun sequence window:
- the LOC121394670 gene encoding myb-related transcription factor, partner of profilin-like isoform X1, producing the protein MARRLTSDENGALVDEVLARWDVLFGSRSHRISAARRQHHWQQVTDKVNTVGALHRDRPTVYKRFSDLKRWLRAKLVTRRAKAQKTGGGRVPPLRLKPYERRLLDILSKEGSEGVDTDWRIPPQTSRPDSGSDQDQDDAAQQPQEEGEAEDRDRAPEAQEHRAESRAQSPAVIPVVPPRRKSRAAATAAAAAIGGPPQEEGRRLGEQPAAQPGLVDAMMAAMQPMVHQQRRQELWMRRWMAQIHRDIQETQVTIHRGIQDLVAAMAAQPHRPGGSAEGEVPGPPAAPPPPP; encoded by the exons ATGGCCCGAAGGCTTACCAGTGATGAGAATGGAGCACTGGTGGATGAGGTGTTAGCGCGATGGGATGTGCTGTTTGGGAGTCGGTCCCATCGTATCAGTGCTGCCAGACGTCAACACCACTGGCAGCAGGTAACGGACAAGGTGAACACTGTGGGCGCTTTACACAGGGATCGCCCCACAGTGTACaagcgcttcagtgacctgaagcgtTGGCTAAGGGCAAAGCTGGTTACCAGGAGAGCTAAAGCCCAGAAGACCGGCGGAGGGCGAGTCCCTCCACTCAGACTGAAGCCCTACGAGCGCCGGCTTCTGGACATTTTGAGCAAAGAGGGCAGTGAAGGAGtggacacagactggagaa TACCGCCGCAAACATCGCGGCCTGACTCGGGCAGTGACCAGGACCAGGACGACGCCGCTCAGCAaccccaggaagagggtgaggctgAAGATCGTGATAGAGCCCCggaagctcaag AACACCGAGCTGAAAGCCGCGCCCAGTCACCAGCTGTGAtacctgtggtgccccccagacgtaaga gtcgtgctgctgccactgctgctgctgcagcaattGGGGGACCACCACAGGAGGAAGGACGGCGACTGGGTGAGCAACCTGCGGCACAACCGGGGCTCGTTGACGCCATGATGGCTGCCATGCAGCCTATGGTCCACCAGCAGCGCCGCCAGGAACTCTGGATGAGGCGGTGGATGGCCCAAATCCATAGGGATATTCAGGAGACCCAGGTGACCATCCATCGTGGAatccaggacctggtggcagcTATGGCAGCCCAGCCTCATCGACCAGGGGGCTCTGCTGAGGGTGAAGTCCCTGGTccacctgctgctccccctccacccccttaA
- the LOC121394670 gene encoding myb-related transcription factor, partner of profilin-like isoform X2, producing the protein MARRLTSDENGALVDEVLARWDVLFGSRSHRISAARRQHHWQQVTDKVNTVGALHRDRPTVYKRFSDLKRWLRAKLVTRRAKAQKTGGGRVPPLRLKPYERRLLDILSKEGSEGVDTDWRIPPQTSRPDSGSDQDQDDAAQQPQEEGEAEDRDRAPEAQEHRAESRAQSPAVIPVVPPRRRAAATAAAAAIGGPPQEEGRRLGEQPAAQPGLVDAMMAAMQPMVHQQRRQELWMRRWMAQIHRDIQETQVTIHRGIQDLVAAMAAQPHRPGGSAEGEVPGPPAAPPPPP; encoded by the exons ATGGCCCGAAGGCTTACCAGTGATGAGAATGGAGCACTGGTGGATGAGGTGTTAGCGCGATGGGATGTGCTGTTTGGGAGTCGGTCCCATCGTATCAGTGCTGCCAGACGTCAACACCACTGGCAGCAGGTAACGGACAAGGTGAACACTGTGGGCGCTTTACACAGGGATCGCCCCACAGTGTACaagcgcttcagtgacctgaagcgtTGGCTAAGGGCAAAGCTGGTTACCAGGAGAGCTAAAGCCCAGAAGACCGGCGGAGGGCGAGTCCCTCCACTCAGACTGAAGCCCTACGAGCGCCGGCTTCTGGACATTTTGAGCAAAGAGGGCAGTGAAGGAGtggacacagactggagaa TACCGCCGCAAACATCGCGGCCTGACTCGGGCAGTGACCAGGACCAGGACGACGCCGCTCAGCAaccccaggaagagggtgaggctgAAGATCGTGATAGAGCCCCggaagctcaag AACACCGAGCTGAAAGCCGCGCCCAGTCACCAGCTGTGAtacctgtggtgccccccagac gtcgtgctgctgccactgctgctgctgcagcaattGGGGGACCACCACAGGAGGAAGGACGGCGACTGGGTGAGCAACCTGCGGCACAACCGGGGCTCGTTGACGCCATGATGGCTGCCATGCAGCCTATGGTCCACCAGCAGCGCCGCCAGGAACTCTGGATGAGGCGGTGGATGGCCCAAATCCATAGGGATATTCAGGAGACCCAGGTGACCATCCATCGTGGAatccaggacctggtggcagcTATGGCAGCCCAGCCTCATCGACCAGGGGGCTCTGCTGAGGGTGAAGTCCCTGGTccacctgctgctccccctccacccccttaA